A region from the Brassica napus cultivar Da-Ae chromosome C8, Da-Ae, whole genome shotgun sequence genome encodes:
- the LOC125591708 gene encoding translation initiation factor IF-2-like — translation MVVETRGGGKRKDNPTKEEVRKVKFVKTASDNIEKTTTENVESTGTAKTTEIVDSREKTTDVSTEVTTDVSTEKTTDVSAEKTSEDARESTAEITERSDVALETAPATVNKGPAGPSPPAPPATPAIGTESEEEENEETPSSGDEENQKAGSGEEENDHDDRSDGSSQENEDVEEEQEEANEKEETEGSEEGNGDGEGNGDREGNEDEEGKDNENEGSEEENDREELANGDDNENPPEPGNPPEPEGLNGNVATEAIKPTSMFFKPTEYRKKIKLGTRCMIASAIKTLKNLKPKLSNAEMSWFTEHPQFRHIFHMKIETNHRVQGMWMLLLRTAGSEKLREVWFIVNGVPIRYGLREHGLISALFCQNYPLGYKELGGTRFVDRHFKEGEPRRLEDVKKKLVNMGPHKDRLKMAVLFFLASVVCAQTKVGHKANDVLEVFQRAVDDLEYCKSFPWGRFSYDYMVKEISHTMKHFGGVVKEKTLWRLPGFCVPLEVCKIPLNQSDNIVVY, via the exons ATGGTGGTCGAAACGAGAGGAGGGGGTAAGAGGAAGGATAATCCAACGAAGGAAGAAGTTCGGAAAGTGAAGTTTGTAAAGACGGCCTCCGATAATATTGAGAAGACGACGACGGAGAATGTTGAATCGACGGGAACGGCAAAGACGACGGAGATTGTTGACTCGAGGGAGAAGACGACGGATGTCTCGACGGAGGTGACGACGGATGTCTCGACGGAGAAGACGACGGATGTCTCGGCGGAGAAGACGAGTGAGGACGCGAGGGAGAGTACGGCAGAGATAACGGAGCGGAGTGATGTGGCTTTAGAAACTGCTCCGGCGACAGTGAACAAAGGTCCTGCTGGCCCATCTCCTCCAGCTCCTCCAGCAACTCCGGCGATTGGGACtgaatctgaagaagaagagaatgaggAAACCCCTTCTTCTGGAGATGAAGAGAATCAGAAAGCCGGTTCTGGAGAGGAAGAGAATGATCATGACGACCGTTCCGATGGTTCTAGCCAGGAGAATGAAGATgttgaagaagaacaagaagaagcaaATGAGAAGGAAGAGACTGAAGGTTCTGAAGAAGGAAATGGAGATGGAGAAGGAAATGGTGACAGAGAAGGAAATGAAGACGAAGAAGGAAAGGATAATGAGAATGAAGGttctgaagaagaaaatgaccgAGAAGAGTTAGCAAATGGAGATGACAATGAGAATCCACCTGAACCCGGGAATCCACCTGAACCAGAG GGTTTGAATGGAAATGTGGCAACCGAGGCAATCAAACCAACCAGCATGTTCTTCAAGCCAACCGagtacagaaaaaaaataaagctaggGACAAGGTGTATGATAGCTAGCGCGATTAAGAcgctaaaaaatctgaaacccaAGCTGTCTAACGCGGAGATGAGCTGGTTCACGGAGCATCCTCAATTCAGACACATTTTCCACATGAAGATAGAGACTAACCACAGGGTTCAGGGAATGTGGATGTTGTTGTTGCGTACTGCTGGTAGCGAGAAGCTAAGAGAAGTGTGGTTCATTGTGAATGGGGTTCCAATCCGTTACGGGCTGAGGGAACATGGTTTGATATCTGCGCTATTCTGCCAGAACTATCCTCTCGGCTACAAAGAGCTTGGTGGGACGAGGTTCGTTGATCGCCATTTCAAGGAAGGAGAACCGAGAAGGTTAGAGGATGTTAAGAAGAAGCTGGTGAACATGGGACCCCACAAAGACAGACTAAAGATGGCGGTTCTATTCTTCTTAGCTTCGGTTGTTTGTGCGCAAACGAAGGTTGGACACAAGGCTAATGATGTATTGGAGGTGTTCCAGAGAGCAGTGGATGATCTTGAGTACTGCAAGTCCTTTCCGTGGGGGAGATTTTCCTATGATTACATGGTGAAGGAGATCTCTCACACAATGAAGCATTTTGGAGGGGTGGTGAAAGAGAAAACATTATGGCGGCTACCAGGTTTCTGTGTTCCATTAGAGGTATGCAAAATCCCATTAAACCAGTCTGACAACATTGTTGTTTACTAA
- the LOC106360207 gene encoding protein FAR-RED ELONGATED HYPOCOTYL 3-like, with translation MTPVPRDIIDLIKLRLGVSVSYSTALRGKNLAMRELRGNSEDSYKMLPSYLYMLEQVNSGTTTEVKLDEAGKFKYLFIALGACIEGFKAMRKVILVDATFLKNGYGGVLVFAKAQDPNRHHYPLAFAVLDGENNASWTWFFEMLKTVIPDSSEIVFMSDRNQSLITAVANVYPQSHHGHCIWHLAQNVRNHACNTIKAVVPWRFMELARYYTVPEFEAAYASFKVRYPSACKYLEENTNRATWARVYFPGCRYNLDTSNSVESMNSAFRDARRYALIPLLDTIIKKISDWFNEHQKDVVSGSLDTKLVPLVEIHLHNLWAKAEKTPVRELNSYNLEYEVTDTDNGKVYLVNLIAKSCSCKVFDYEKYPCLHGLAAYLYFLEVPAANGRRREVNI, from the coding sequence TGAGAGGGAAAAATCTAGCTATGCGTGAGTTGCGTGGTAATTCAGAAGACAGCTACAAGATGTTGCCTAGCTACTTGTACATGTTAGAGCAGGTTAATTCCGGAACAACAACAGAGGTGAAGTTGGATGAGGCAGGTAAGTTCAAGTACCTTTTCATAGCTTTAGGAGCTTGCATTGAAGGGTTTAAGGCCATGAGGAAAGTGATTCTTGTGGATGCTACATTTTTGAAGAACGGATATGGTGGGGTACTAGTATTTGCTAAAGCTCAAGATCCTAATCGTCACCATTATCCCCTTGCGTTTGCGGTACTTGACGGTGAGAATAATGCTAGTTGGACTTGGTTTTTCGAGATGCTCAAAACTGTTATACCGGACTCTTCTGAAATAGTTTTTATGAGCGATAGAAATCAGAGCCTCATCACTGCTGTAGCTAATGTGTATCCACAATCTCACCATGGCCATTGTATATGGCATCTAGCTCAGAATGTGAGAAACCATGCTTGTAACACCATCAAAGCCGTAGTGCCATGGAGATTTATGGAGTTGGCTAGGTATTACACAGTGCCTGAGTTCGAGGCTGCTTATGCATCTTTTAAGGTGAGATATCCTTCAGCCTGCAAGTATTTGGAGGAGAACACTAACAGAGCAACATGGGCTAGGGTCTACTTTCCAGGTTGTAGATACAACTTGGACACTAGCAACAGTGTGGAGTCGATGAATAGCGCGTTTAGGGACGCAAGGAGGTATGCCTTGATACCATTGTTGGATacaatcatcaaaaaaataTCTGACTGGTTTAATGAACATCAGAAGGACGTCGTGTCTGGATCACTTGATACCAAACTGGTTCCTCTGGTTGAGATCCATTTGCACAACTTATGGGCCAAAGCTGAGAAAACGCCAGTGCGTGAGCTGAATAGTTATAATCTTGAGTACGAGGTTACCGACACTGACAATGGGAAGGTTTATTTGGTGAATTTGATAGCGAAGTCATGTAGCTGCAAGGTATTTGATTATGAAAAGTATCCTTGTCTTCACGGACTTGCTGCTTACTTATATTTCCTTGAGGTTCCTGCTGCTAATGGTCGTCGACGTGAGGTCAACATATAG